In Cryptomeria japonica chromosome 10, Sugi_1.0, whole genome shotgun sequence, a genomic segment contains:
- the LOC131858789 gene encoding uncharacterized protein LOC131858789 has product MGKNKNNKWKSLIELGVQDIPNQGNHFSSDDLEWTPIGVGGQMDLCAAIPLERLPHFVKGEGLLDITETNFVRKKHRESNSNNPTDHTTKTYSSYWCAFGPGDNREKIRKKKRIRKFIQKRGCQAHFLVGVMYGRPDVAIITYNEFTHCDANGEFCHGKDDPSSGPRSNFAPRLSNECKSYIETLLLMGVGIGTICEQHYLDHGLTKLMKKRDTCLLRKDVLNAWKRVRSLRSQKNEDDAKSVSLWLVEGKDNFFYYKRPKNVENIPFIMGIQTPWMREMMVKHSHNSIIAMDSTFSTNKYGYELYTLLVFDEQEVSIPIAWAISSRNKVEDINEWLTEVYKRGKQSKEDWHVNAFMTDDASAEIEAIRLSFNCQILLCIWHVRRAWLKNVYRYVNNKDIATSMFNRLGEIMYTKSDDEGIITQSIKKFMEDFKEEKKIIDYFQKTWCHDERRIAMWAKNFRSFPHANQETNASIESYHFHIKSHHLSDRAKKCTRRMDWLIYVLLHRVEPFYKNKRYLQLSGFLTNFKKERYYITALERLKKIPNADCHPYDLLHNTYKMRSQTDPTKWYFVRKFGPDFYVCDCEWAKRGNTCKHVLKILDLLRRNKTNEQDQVTEGVTLLVDDDHDVRGSLIHENITTDSCVQLEDQDVFGVVIGEDQRMDDWNSFDASSDKFQNFVHYLNSLLQNLPTRANERNIFSECVERFRKDIDASLSSKFTPNPRSENMPIKQMPPWFSPSIDDTTMEDRGQYFPG; this is encoded by the exons ATGGgtaaaaacaaaaacaacaaatggAAATCACTTATCGAACTAGGTGTCCAAGATATTCCAAACCAGGGAAATCATTTCTCAAGTGATGACCTTGAATGGACACCTATTGGAGTTGGTGGTCAAATGGACTTATGTGCTGCAATCCCTCTTGAAAGGCTCCCTCACTTTGTCAAAGGAGAAGGTTTGTTGGATATCACAGAGACAAACTTTGTACGCAAGAAGCATAGAGAGTCAAATTCAAATAATCCTACTGATCACACTACCAAGACATATTCAAG TTATTGGTGTGCTTTTGGCCCCGGGGACAATagagaaaaaattagaaaaaagaaaaggataaggaagtTCATCCAAAAAAGGGGTTGTCAGGCTCATTTTCTTGTCGGGGTTATGTATGGTAGACCAGATGTTGCTATTATTACATACAATGAATTTACCCATTGTGATGCTAATGGTGAATTTTGTCATGGAAAGGATGATCCTTCTAGTGGTCCAAGAAGCAATTTTGCACCAAGATTATCAAATGAGTGTAAATCGTATATTGAAACCTTATTACTAATGGGTGTGGGGATTGGCACAATATGTGAGCAACACTACTTAGATCATGGTTTGACTAAATTGATGAAGAAGAGGGACACATGTTTGTTGAGAAAAGATGTGTTGAATGCATGGAAAAGAGTACGCTCCCTTCGATCTCAAAAAAATGAAGATGATGCAAAAAGTGTAAGCTTGTGGCTTGTAGAGGGGAAAGATAATTTTTTCTACTATAAAAGACCAAAAAATGTGGAAAATATTCCATTTATCATGGGCATTCAAACACCATGGATGCGAGAAATGATGGTGAAACATTCACATAACTCAATCATTGCAATGGATTCCACATTCTCAACAAATAAATATGGT TATGAGTTATATACATTGCTTGTATTCGATGAACAAGAGGTCAGCATACCTATTGCATGGGCCATATCCTCAAGAAATAAAGTTGAGGATATAAATGAATGGCTTACAGAGGTTTATAAAAGAGGAAAACAGAGTAAAGAAGATTGGCATGTCAATGCATTCATGACAGATGATGCTAGTGCTGAGATTGAGGCAATCAG ATTATCCTTTAATTGTCAGATACTTTTATGTATTTGGCATGTGCGAagggcatggttgaagaatgtgtatag gtATGTCAACAATAAGGATATTGCAACAAGTATGTTCAATAGATTGGGTGAAATAATGTACACAAAGAGTGATGATGAAGGCATTATTACTCAGTCGATAAAAAAATTCATGGAAGAtttcaaagaagaaaaaaaaattattgattacTTTCAAAAAACTTGGTGTCATGATGAGAGGCGTATTG CAATGTGGGCCAAAAACTTTCGAAGCTTTCCTCATGCAAATCAAGAAACTAATGCTTCCATAGAATCGTACCACTTCCATATCAAGAGTCACCATTTAAGTGATCGTGCTAAGAAATGTACAAGGAGAATGGACTGGCTTATCTATGTACTTCTTCATAGGGTAGAGCCCTtctataaaaataaaagatatttgcAGCTATCTGGGTTTCTAACAAACTTCAAAAAGGAACGATATTACATAACTGCAttagaaagattaaaaaaaataccaAATGCAGATTGTCATCCATATGATCTTCTCCATAACACATATAAGATGAGAAGCCAAACTGATCCAACCAAATGGTATTTTGTAAGAAAATTTGGACCTGATTTTTATGTGTGTGATTGTGAGTGGGCGAAAAGaggaaacacatgcaaacatgtgtTGAAGATTTTAGATCTTCTAAGGAGAAACAAAACAAATGAGCAAGATCAAG TTACAGAAGGTGTCACTCTATTGGTTGATGATGACCACGATGTTAGAGGGAGTCTTATTCATGAAAATATCACTACAG ATAGTTGTGTTCAATTAGAAGATCAAGATGTGTTTGGAGTTGTCATTGGTGAAGACCAAAGAATGG ATGATTGGAATTCATTTGATGCTTCCTCtgataaatttcaaaattttgttcaTTATTTGAATTCATTACTCCAAAATTTACCAACAAGAGCAAATGAAAGAAATATTTTCAGTGAATGTGTTGAGAGATTTAGAAAAGATATTGATGCATCTCTTTCTTCCAAATTTACACCAAACCCTAGGTCAGAGAACATGCCTATCAAACAAATGCCACCATGGTTTAGTCCAA GTATTGATGATACTACAATGGAGGATCGTGGTCAATATTTTCCTGGATAA